A stretch of the Acidobacteriota bacterium genome encodes the following:
- a CDS encoding glutathione S-transferase N-terminal domain-containing protein, with product MIEFYTWWTPNGFEIRIMLEETGLEYELHPVNLGEGEQKKPEYLAINPNGKVPAIVDRNGPDGTELRIFESAAILLYLGEKSGQLLPQNPVDRWQVIPWLMFQASAVGPSLGQTGYFLNRAPEPVPHAVERFVTEAERIFGVLDRQLEEAEFLAGEYSIADIACFPWIRYHQRFGLDIEDYPNVRRWLDVIAARPAVQRGLSTS from the coding sequence ATGATCGAATTCTATACGTGGTGGACGCCCAACGGATTCGAAATACGGATCATGCTCGAGGAAACCGGGCTCGAGTACGAGCTCCACCCCGTCAACCTGGGTGAGGGTGAGCAGAAGAAGCCCGAATACCTCGCCATCAACCCCAACGGCAAGGTCCCGGCGATTGTCGACCGGAACGGACCGGACGGCACGGAGCTGCGGATCTTCGAATCAGCGGCGATTCTGCTCTACCTCGGTGAGAAGAGCGGCCAGCTCCTGCCGCAGAATCCGGTCGACCGGTGGCAGGTCATCCCGTGGCTGATGTTTCAGGCGAGTGCGGTCGGTCCCTCTCTCGGTCAGACCGGCTATTTCCTCAACCGTGCGCCGGAGCCCGTGCCGCACGCGGTCGAGAGATTCGTCACCGAGGCCGAGCGGATCTTCGGCGTGTTGGATCGCCAGCTCGAGGAGGCCGAGTTTCTCGCCGGAGAGTACTCGATCGCCGACATCGCGTGCTTCCCGTGGATCCGGTACCACCAACGATTCGGGCTCGACATCGAGGACTACCCGAACGTTCGCCGCTGGCTCGATGTCATTGCCGCGCGCCCCGCCGTGCAGCGCGGGTTGTCGACGTCCTGA